The Streptomyces sp. V4I8 genome includes the window TGTGGGGCGTGAGATTCACTCTCCTTGGGCCAATTGGAGTGGAGCTAACGGGAGGAATTTTCAAAGGAATCACAGGGAAACGCCAACAGGCCTTGCTCGCGTCCTTGCTGATCAAAGCTTGCCAGCCTGTTTCGGTTTCCGAGTTATGCCGCGAGCTTTGGGGAGAATCTCCGCCCATGACGGCAAAGAACTCACTTCAGGTGCACGTTTCCAGGCTGCGGCGACAATTGCAAACACTGGCCAATCCCCCACAATCCGCACCAAGAATTAGATACTGGAGTGAAGCTTATTCTATCGTCATTTCATTTGAAGACCTTGACGTGCACATATTTCGTCAGTATATACATCAGGCGCACGTCGCGATGTCAGATGATCGCGAAGCCTCCCGGCAGTTGCTAGGTGAAGCGTTGCTCTTATGGAAAGGTCCCCCGCTGGGAGCAGCCGCACCGGCAGGACCGCTCTGCGCAAGCTCCGCTGCCCAGTTGAATGAAGAGTATCTCGCTGCTCTCGAAACCAAGCTGAGTCTCGATATTCTATGTGCAGGGCCTACAGCCGCCCTCGGTGAATTACGACGGGTGAGTTCCCTGCATCCATGGCATGAATCTATCACCGCGCTGCTCATGACCGCACTATACTTGAGCGGCCGACAGGCTGAAGCATTGAAAGTGTATTACGAAGCGCGCAAGCGACTGAATGAAGACTTGGGCTTGGTTCCTTCGGATCAACTCGAATGCAGATTCCGTGATATCCTAAGAGGGAGGGTATCACTTACTGCACTGTCGCCCATCCCTTTGCGGCCATCAACTCGTAATCACTCAAGCGAGGAGCACTCATCCGGATTTGAATCCCACAAGACTAATGAATAACTGAGATATGAAATTAGGCTACATCGTAAGTGGTTCCTGGTCGTCCGCCGCCCGGGGCGCGATCATTCCCGCATCGTTCCCACCCCGTTCGTACCCGCCGCGAACACGCTGTACTTCACCGCCGACAATGTCGGGCAGGTCGCCGGGCCCTTTTGGCGGGCCTCCTGATCTCGCTGCCGAACGGCTACCGCTGGGCCTACGGCGCCGACGCCGTGCTGTTCTCCTTCCTGCTGTACTCGGCCGTTAACCTGCCCCCGATCCTGCCGACCGGCTCGGGGGCCCGCACCGGCGGGCTGCGCTCGGTCTTCGACGGGCTGCGGTTCATTGAGCCTCTTTTCAACCTGAATAGTCGCAGGTCAGCGATCCAGCGCACCTTCGGTGCGCGCCGGGGGCGTGGTAAATGCCGTGGCGCGCGCCGGAGGTGCTTCTTGTGTGCCCTGCCGTGGATTGATGCCGGTCCGGGACACTGGAGGGGTTCGTTCCGGCCGAGACCGATGCCTCTGTGATGCCGGTGAGCTCGCAGGTCAGCGTGGTACTGGGGGCCTTCCACGGGCACCGTGGAGTGTTGCTGTGAGCACGAGCGTCAGAATTCCTGTTTCACCCTGGCCCTCCCGGAACGGCGTGCAATGCACTGGGCGCCGGGGAGGGAGTGGGATCCGTGGACGTGCTGCATGAACGCTGCGCGGGGCTGGACATCAGCAAGAAGGACGCGAAGGCGTGTGTCCGCACGCCGAGCACGAAGCGCCGGGGCTCGTTCACCAACGAGACCACGACGTGGGGATCGACGACGCACGCGGTCCTGGCCCTGCGCGATCACCTGCTCGCCGCGAACGTCACCCTCGTGGTCATCGAGGCGACGTCGGACTACTGGAAGCCCTACTACTACGTGCTGGCCGAAGGCTTGAACGTGATCCTGGTCAACGCCCGGCAGGTCAAGAACCTGCCCGGCCGCAAGACCGATGTCTCGGATGCGGCCTGGCTGGCCCAGCTCGGCGCCCACGGCCTGGTGCGCGCCTCGTTCGTGCCCGAGCAGCCGGTGCGCGAACTACGGGATCTGACCCGGGCCCGCACCCAGATGACCCGTGAGCGCGGCCAGCTCGTCCAGCGGCTGGAGAAGCTGCTGGAGGACACCGGCATCAAGCTCGCCGCGGTCGCCTCCGACATCATGGGCGTCTCCGGCCGGGCCATGCTCGAAGCCCTGATCGCCGGGGAGCGTGACCCGCAGCTCCTCGCGGAGATGGCCAAGCGCCGGCTCCGCAACAAGATCCCCGAGCTCACCGAGGCCCTGACCGGCCGCTTCCGTGACCACCACGCGTTCCTGGCCCGGCTGTATCTGGACCAGTACGACCAGCTCACCGATGCGATCGACCGGCTCACCGCGCGGATCGAGGAGGCGATGGCCCCCTTTCGCCCAGCCCTCGACCTGCTCGACACCATCCCCGGGATCAACCAGGCAGTCGCCGAGGTGATCATCGCGGAGACCGGCGGCGACATGAGCCGGTTCACCTCCGCCAAACATCTCGCCTCCTGGGCGGGTGTCTGCCCCGGCCACAACGAGTCCGCCGGCCGCACCAAAACCACCAAGGTCCGCCCCGGCAACCCCTACCTCAAGGGCGCCCTCGGCCTGGCAGCGTTCGGCGCGGTGAGAACCAAAAACACCTATCTGCAGGCCCGTTACAAGCGGCTGACCGCCCGCC containing:
- a CDS encoding BTAD domain-containing putative transcriptional regulator: MRFTLLGPIGVELTGGIFKGITGKRQQALLASLLIKACQPVSVSELCRELWGESPPMTAKNSLQVHVSRLRRQLQTLANPPQSAPRIRYWSEAYSIVISFEDLDVHIFRQYIHQAHVAMSDDREASRQLLGEALLLWKGPPLGAAAPAGPLCASSAAQLNEEYLAALETKLSLDILCAGPTAALGELRRVSSLHPWHESITALLMTALYLSGRQAEALKVYYEARKRLNEDLGLVPSDQLECRFRDILRGRVSLTALSPIPLRPSTRNHSSEEHSSGFESHKTNE
- a CDS encoding IS110 family transposase, translated to MDVLHERCAGLDISKKDAKACVRTPSTKRRGSFTNETTTWGSTTHAVLALRDHLLAANVTLVVIEATSDYWKPYYYVLAEGLNVILVNARQVKNLPGRKTDVSDAAWLAQLGAHGLVRASFVPEQPVRELRDLTRARTQMTRERGQLVQRLEKLLEDTGIKLAAVASDIMGVSGRAMLEALIAGERDPQLLAEMAKRRLRNKIPELTEALTGRFRDHHAFLARLYLDQYDQLTDAIDRLTARIEEAMAPFRPALDLLDTIPGINQAVAEVIIAETGGDMSRFTSAKHLASWAGVCPGHNESAGRTKTTKVRPGNPYLKGALGLAAFGAVRTKNTYLQARYKRLTARRGPLRALVAVEHSIITAIWHMLTDHVPYQELGGTYFTQRDPERATRRAITSLNQLGYTVTLNPIEGAA